Genomic window (Thiosulfatimonas sediminis):
GTCAACTGTTCTTTAATACGCTTATTCTGTTCAGAATCATCTAGGCTACTGGCCAATTGAATATAGGTAGCATTCACACCAAGGCGCGGAAAAGCGTCTTGATTTAGTTCAACAAGCCAACCCGATTTACTGCGCTTTAAGCGTAGATCAGGAATGATCATCTCCGATTGCGTTGGCGAAAAATCCCGTCCGGGCCTTGGATTTAAGGTCTGGATTAGGCGTAAAAGGGTGGTCAACTCGTCATCATTAAGACCGTAAAACTTTTTAATTCGTTTATGGTCGTGGTAACTGAGCCAATCAAAGTTTTCTTTAATCAGTTGCCTTGCTGATACAACATAAGGTTTTTGTGGCATAGCCGCCAGCTGCAATAATAATGATTCTTGCAAACTACGTGCACCAACGCCGTTTGGTTCAAATTGTTGTACCAATACCAATACCGCTTCGAGTTCTTGCAGGCTATAGGCAGGCTGTTCACCTTCACTCTCATTGTCGTTTAAGGTTGCTAATAAATCACTTAGCTCGGTACTCAAATAACCTTCATCATTGATATCATCAATTAAATAAGAGGCCAAAACAATTTGGCGCTCGTCAAAAGGTGCGGTATCGAGCTGCCATTGCAGGTGGTCATGTAACGTCGTTTCTGCACTGGTGTAATTTTCAGCGGAAACATATTCGCTTGGGTCTTTAGGAGAATTACTTGGCGCAGAATGATCAGAAAAAACTTCGTCCCATTCCATATCCATCTGCAACTCAGAATCAATCTCATTGTTGTGCTCAATGTCTAAGGGCTTTTCTTCGGCCGAAAGTGTTTCTTCAAGGTCTCGCTTGTCTTCGGTTTCCCGCGCGGCTTCAAGATCATCACGCTCATCATCACGTTCTTCCTCAATCTCAAGCATGAAATTGGTTTCTAGCGTGGTCTCAATCGTCTGCTGTACTTCCAACGCGGAGTATTGCAAGATTTTGATTGATTGTTGCAGCTGAGGGGTAAGTTTTAGCTGCTGACCTATATTGAGTTGAAGTCCCGGCATGAGTGCCATACAAAATACCTTTCTGGTTTAATCTCTTTGCGCAAAGTAAATGAATTCGTAAAACGAATTATTATGGATATAATAAATTGCAAATTTACTGTGCAGGGCGTGTGTATCACTCCGCTGGTAAAATTTTAACTATGGATAAGCCTACAAGCTACTAGTGCTTTCTACAAGATTTCTTTTATAGACAGGATTAGAAATGCTGTCCAATCTACTTAGCGGTAAGGTAAGTTTTTTATTGGTGCAATTTGTGCTTAAGGCGCATCTTGTCAATAATTCTACCGTAAATAGAACAATAAATCTTAAGCAGGCGCAAATAATATAACGAGACACCTAAAAATAGCACAGCGCATTATTGTGTTGATTTAGGGGATTCATCATTAGACGAGGAGCAAAAATGACAATTAAAGCGGATGCACAAAACATCGTTAACCACTTACCGGATGATGCGTCCTGGGAAGATTTGGTTAAAGAGCTTTACCGCCAAAAGAAAATTACTTTGGGACTAACGGATTTGGAAGTCGTACAGAATGAACTGTCCGATGCTGATTTAAATACCATTATTGCGCGTTTAAAATCGTCTAATTCTCGCCCTGACGATATGCGTAATACCAAAACATATACACCCGGCAATGCGGTCACACTGGGGATGATTGCTGGCGTTATCGCAATTTTATTTAGTCTGGTCTTTCCACCAATTTCTTGGGTTGCGGCTGCCGTAGCGATTACTGCTGGGTCTTTTGGTGTTATTCGCCAAGAAGAAAAATCCTGGGTACCCGTGCTATTGGCCTTAATTTCATTAGTTCCGGTTATTAATATCCTGACCTAATCATCCGCGCTTTAGCTGGCATTAAAAAAGCGCCAAAAGGGCGCTTTTTTAGACAAACCTAGATTTTGCATCATGCAATTTCGCGCTGAAGTCAATGAGGGCTTATTCGGTCTCTTTTAGGTCAATCCCGGAATCGAAGCAAAGCTCTTCTTAAATAAAAACTCATCCTTAATTGCTTCAGGAATTTCTTGCTGCCACTGCAATCCATCTATCTCGAGCATCTCTTTCCAGTCATACTCAGTAAGCTCGTGACTCTCTTTGCTCTCTGGGTTATAAATCGTCAAATAACAAAACTCCGCTTCATCTGGGGTTGAAACGTCAATGACTAAAATCGCGGCACCCGCAAAATCACCACACGTCGACTGATAAACACCCGTTTTAATCGCTTCCGACATAAGTTCACCTCTATTTATTGTGTAAAATTTGCGCCTCAATATAAACATCCTAACGGTATTATGCAATCAAACGGTCCAAATATAATCGCTTCGGAAAAAGAACAGCAGGCGTTTAAAGATGCGTTCAAATCTGCGCTCCATCAACTCTTTAGTGTTTGCAGAAGATAGAAGTTGCAACTGCTACCTGTTCAACATAGATTAACCCTAAAACCAGTAATCACTTTCAATTTAGGGGTGTAGAGCAAAGTCTCCATTGATTTTTCTTGAAGCCATTTTGACGTATTTTGTGTCTGCTAAACCTCTCTATAACCTTTGTGAGTAGCTATTTAAATGAAGTTTTTCAAAGACCACCATAATGAAATATACGTTATTTCCGATGCGCAAATGCATCTTGTTCGGCCTGACTGGATAGAAATAACTGAGAAACAGCGTGAAGCCTTACTAAGCCAACAAGACCACGCTGACCTTGAGCCTGAAGTACTTACCGAGCAACAGATCAGTGCCATCAAAGAACGCTTGTTGGAAATTGACGTCGAATCAATTCGACCTTTACGCGCGATTGCCACAGACACCGCACAATATTATGATCATCAAAAATTAAAAACACTGAATCAGGAGCGTGTTCAGTTGCTGCGTTTGCTTAAAAACAAATAAATACAGTAAATTTTGTGTCAAGTGTGAAGCTTGTATTGCTCGCCATTTTTCTGCTTAACTTACATTCGTATAATGTATATTATGTTAAATTGAGCGCTCTACTATTTGGTAAAGTGTTGCCATGTACTTAATCTGTATTCATTAAAAGCGTTAAAACCAATTCAGGCGGTCTAGCGATAACCGCTTTATCTCGGTAAACCACTATTGGACGCTCAATTAATATTGGATTTTCTACTAACACCATTAGCCATTCTTGATCGCTAAACGCATCGGTATTACCCAAATTGAGTTCCGCCATTTTGGGTTCGCCTTTGCGGATTAAATTCACCGGTGATTTATTCAATAACTCACACAATCGCTGCAATGTCTCAAGTGTCATGGATTCTTGTAAATAATGTATTTCTCTAATGGCGTCCGGCGCGAAATTTTGTTGCAAAATCTCTAATGCGCCACGGCTTTTTGAGCAGCTTGGGTTGTGATAAATCATAACCTCTGGCATAAAGTCCAATTCCTCATTAATTCCGTTATTAAACTCAATTAAAAGTCAGTTTGCTCATTTTCTAGCCGCTTACTTAACGCTTGCTCAACACTGTCAATTCGTGCTTTACAGGCTTGATAAGCTTTTGTTGCCTCATCCACCATTGGGATCAGTTGGTC
Coding sequences:
- a CDS encoding RNA polymerase factor sigma-54, producing MALMPGLQLNIGQQLKLTPQLQQSIKILQYSALEVQQTIETTLETNFMLEIEEERDDERDDLEAARETEDKRDLEETLSAEEKPLDIEHNNEIDSELQMDMEWDEVFSDHSAPSNSPKDPSEYVSAENYTSAETTLHDHLQWQLDTAPFDERQIVLASYLIDDINDEGYLSTELSDLLATLNDNESEGEQPAYSLQELEAVLVLVQQFEPNGVGARSLQESLLLQLAAMPQKPYVVSARQLIKENFDWLSYHDHKRIKKFYGLNDDELTTLLRLIQTLNPRPGRDFSPTQSEMIIPDLRLKRSKSGWLVELNQDAFPRLGVNATYIQLASSLDDSEQNKRIKEQLTEAKGLIKSIQSRGETLLRVGSFIVNRQQGFFEEGEQAMKPLVLREVAEFLDLHESTISRATNQKYIQTPRGTFELKYFFSTGVSQYGSADQSATAIKAFIKRLIDAEDPKKPLSDSKLMKLLEEDNEISVARRTIAKYREAMNIPSSSERKKLNTYKI
- a CDS encoding ArsC/Spx/MgsR family protein, producing the protein MPEVMIYHNPSCSKSRGALEILQQNFAPDAIREIHYLQESMTLETLQRLCELLNKSPVNLIRKGEPKMAELNLGNTDAFSDQEWLMVLVENPILIERPIVVYRDKAVIARPPELVLTLLMNTD
- the xseB gene encoding exodeoxyribonuclease VII small subunit, with the protein product MNQDNSKNFKENYQKLQQIANLLTQNREVDIDQLIPMVDEATKAYQACKARIDSVEQALSKRLENEQTDF